From a region of the Palaeococcus ferrophilus DSM 13482 genome:
- a CDS encoding DUF120 domain-containing protein: protein MELELLLLLAREGAIGQKKPFTMRALGERMGTAPQTVMRKLDNLELKGYVTRTVRGRKTYIEITPQGIRFLRDLHEELCRVLHGDYMVGEVVSGLGEGAYYINEYRERIKEYLNFDPYPGTLNVKLIHPRTVFDAVADLEPIIIPGFVRGGRTFGDVRAYRVRVNGIEGAVVIPSRTIHPPEIAEIVAPLNVRESLNLKDGDRVRIEVVR from the coding sequence ATGGAACTGGAACTCCTACTCCTCCTCGCAAGAGAGGGGGCCATAGGCCAGAAAAAACCATTCACGATGCGGGCCCTTGGGGAGCGGATGGGTACTGCCCCCCAGACCGTGATGAGGAAGCTCGACAACCTTGAGCTTAAGGGGTACGTAACCAGAACCGTCAGGGGCAGAAAGACGTACATAGAGATAACCCCCCAGGGAATACGTTTCCTGAGGGACCTTCACGAGGAACTCTGCCGTGTGCTCCACGGGGACTACATGGTTGGCGAGGTCGTCTCGGGCCTCGGCGAGGGGGCCTACTACATAAACGAGTACAGGGAGAGGATAAAGGAGTACCTCAACTTCGACCCCTACCCGGGGACGCTGAACGTGAAGCTCATCCATCCAAGGACGGTTTTTGACGCCGTGGCCGACCTTGAGCCCATAATAATCCCCGGGTTCGTCAGGGGGGGCAGAACCTTCGGGGACGTTAGGGCCTACCGGGTCAGGGTCAACGGGATAGAGGGTGCGGTGGTCATACCCTCTAGGACGATACATCCGCCTGAGATAGCGGAGATTGTGGCGCCCCTCAACGTTAGGGAGTCCCTCAACCTGAAGGACGGCGATAGGGTGCGCATAGAGGTGGTAAGATGA
- a CDS encoding radical SAM protein has translation MIELRLPHSRFEENGENVRLIWRESLYADFKKADLKRAIKKRFGYSVDLEVREDALLLDSNVGELEKFLAFFIQSNLGGLLHNRYTKRPVLYIHEGLDVPLLGYNAFGLIDRGTNLIQVRGSSGCNLSCVFCSVDEGPYSRTRRLDYVVDVDYLLKWFDRVAEVKGEGLEAHLDGQGEPLIYPFAVELVQGLRERESVSVISVQTNATTLTDKEVEELAEAGLDRANVSLHSLDPEKAKILFGRKDYDLEHVLDMIEAMVNSGIDVLIAPVIVFGLNDDEAETIIEYARRVGAGRRWPAVAFQNYIPYKFGRNPTIAKLVPFKEFYAWLRSLEEKTGMRPLVLKPSHFGMERRRFIPLAFRPGEVVKAEVVLPGRIKGEMLAKARDRLIEVINTDAEVGDLIKVKIVRTRHGIYVGTPV, from the coding sequence ATGATAGAGCTGAGACTTCCCCACTCACGCTTTGAAGAGAACGGCGAGAACGTCAGGCTGATATGGAGGGAGAGCCTGTACGCCGATTTTAAAAAGGCCGACCTTAAGCGGGCGATAAAGAAACGCTTTGGTTACTCCGTTGATCTCGAGGTTAGGGAAGATGCCCTGCTTCTCGATTCGAACGTGGGAGAACTCGAGAAGTTTCTGGCCTTCTTCATCCAGAGCAACCTCGGGGGTTTGCTCCACAACCGCTACACCAAAAGGCCCGTTCTCTACATCCACGAGGGCCTTGATGTGCCGCTCCTGGGATACAACGCCTTCGGTCTAATAGACAGGGGGACCAACCTCATCCAGGTGAGGGGTTCGAGCGGATGCAACCTGAGCTGCGTCTTCTGCTCCGTTGACGAGGGGCCCTACTCGAGGACGAGGCGGCTCGACTATGTAGTTGACGTTGACTACCTCCTCAAGTGGTTTGACAGAGTCGCGGAGGTCAAGGGGGAGGGACTTGAGGCGCACCTCGACGGTCAGGGAGAGCCCTTAATATACCCCTTCGCGGTCGAGCTCGTTCAGGGGCTCAGGGAGAGGGAGAGCGTCAGCGTTATCTCAGTCCAGACCAACGCCACGACGCTCACGGACAAAGAGGTAGAGGAGCTGGCCGAGGCCGGCCTCGATAGGGCAAACGTCAGTCTTCACTCCCTTGATCCGGAGAAGGCCAAAATCCTCTTCGGGAGGAAGGACTACGACCTTGAACACGTACTGGACATGATAGAGGCCATGGTAAACAGCGGGATAGACGTCCTAATAGCCCCCGTCATAGTGTTCGGCCTCAACGACGACGAGGCGGAGACAATAATAGAGTACGCGAGGAGGGTCGGTGCCGGAAGGCGCTGGCCCGCCGTTGCCTTTCAGAACTACATACCCTACAAGTTCGGCAGAAACCCCACGATAGCTAAGCTCGTGCCCTTTAAGGAGTTCTACGCGTGGCTGCGCTCCCTTGAGGAGAAGACGGGCATGAGACCCCTTGTTTTAAAGCCTTCACACTTCGGAATGGAGCGGAGGAGGTTCATTCCCCTCGCCTTCCGTCCTGGGGAGGTGGTGAAGGCAGAAGTTGTTCTGCCCGGCAGGATAAAGGGCGAGATGCTTGCAAAGGCCCGCGACAGGCTCATAGAGGTCATAAACACCGATGCGGAAGTCGGAGACCTCATAAAGGTGAAGATAGTGCGCACGAGGCACGGTATTTACGTGGGAACTCCCGTTTAG
- a CDS encoding DMT family transporter, protein MTMITGILYALTSALGWGTASVLIKMGMKNRKAVTANIVRLYFVALLYIGVIILGGRVGDVTSLSARQLTIAFISAQFGFVIGDYFYFNALRIAGVSRTVPITSSYPLWAILWAYLFLGRSVTLNVIIGALLVFSAILIVRRAEEREHIEGKGFVFALLAPISWSLAITLLDYLSSSIDVFTLAAIRMIFAAVGVSVFLPRYAGDLKSLTLRELLILASAGILGLFIGQYAFVAAVSTIGSQIATPVTAINPIVSSTLAIIVLKEPPNSRILLGLILAVAGIVVISLG, encoded by the coding sequence ATGACAATGATAACGGGAATACTCTACGCCCTAACCTCAGCGCTCGGGTGGGGAACCGCGTCGGTTCTCATAAAAATGGGCATGAAGAACAGAAAAGCCGTCACCGCCAACATCGTACGCCTCTATTTCGTCGCCCTCCTCTACATAGGTGTCATAATCCTGGGCGGAAGGGTCGGGGATGTGACCTCTCTCAGCGCCCGGCAACTGACCATCGCCTTCATCTCAGCCCAGTTCGGCTTCGTCATAGGGGACTACTTCTACTTCAACGCCCTCAGAATCGCGGGCGTCTCAAGGACAGTTCCAATTACATCCTCCTACCCCCTCTGGGCAATCCTCTGGGCTTACCTCTTCCTGGGGAGGAGCGTAACGCTCAACGTTATCATAGGTGCCCTCCTCGTGTTCTCGGCGATACTGATAGTTCGCCGGGCAGAGGAGAGGGAGCACATCGAGGGGAAAGGCTTCGTCTTCGCGCTCCTCGCCCCCATAAGCTGGAGCCTGGCGATAACGCTGCTCGACTACCTATCATCGAGCATTGACGTGTTCACGCTCGCGGCCATAAGAATGATTTTCGCCGCCGTGGGCGTTTCCGTCTTTCTCCCGCGCTATGCCGGCGATCTGAAGTCCCTAACGCTCAGGGAGCTCCTGATCCTTGCCAGCGCTGGGATACTCGGCCTCTTCATCGGTCAGTACGCCTTCGTTGCAGCGGTCTCGACCATAGGCTCCCAGATAGCCACACCTGTGACGGCAATAAACCCCATAGTGTCCTCCACCCTGGCCATAATCGTCCTCAAGGAGCCCCCTAACAGCCGCATACTCCTCGGTCTCATCCTGGCCGTGGCGGGAATAGTGGTGATTAGCCTCGGATGA
- a CDS encoding DUF190 domain-containing protein: MVEVEHWNTLRLKIYIGENDRFEGKPLYKAIVEKLRGMGIAGATVYRGIYGFGKKSRVHSSDVMRLSTDLPVIIEVVDRGYKVEKAITEIKPMIKDGMITVEPVIVVWVGTSEEVKKFEEDAVREG, from the coding sequence ATGGTTGAAGTCGAACACTGGAACACGCTCAGGCTTAAAATTTACATCGGTGAAAACGACCGCTTCGAGGGGAAACCCCTCTACAAGGCGATAGTTGAAAAACTGAGGGGGATGGGCATCGCAGGGGCAACCGTTTACCGCGGTATCTACGGCTTCGGAAAGAAGAGCCGCGTTCACTCCAGCGATGTTATGAGGCTCTCTACGGATTTGCCCGTCATTATAGAGGTCGTGGACAGGGGCTACAAGGTGGAGAAGGCCATCACTGAGATAAAGCCCATGATAAAGGACGGCATGATAACCGTTGAACCGGTCATAGTGGTGTGGGTTGGAACCTCAGAGGAGGTCAAGAAGTTCGAGGAGGACGCCGTTAGGGAGGGGTAG
- the crcB gene encoding fluoride efflux transporter CrcB encodes MNARIALAVMAGGALGALARFYLSGILPVYKEFPVGTLLVNSLASFILGYLYGLLFWGFDVPSDWRAFFGTGFCGALSTFSTFSYETFSLLREKEYLMAGLNVATNVIITIALVFTGFLLARR; translated from the coding sequence ATGAACGCAAGGATAGCCCTCGCGGTGATGGCGGGTGGGGCGCTCGGGGCGCTCGCGAGGTTCTACCTTTCGGGCATACTCCCGGTGTACAAGGAATTCCCCGTAGGAACCCTCCTCGTGAACAGCCTGGCCAGCTTCATCCTAGGCTACCTCTACGGCCTGCTCTTCTGGGGTTTTGACGTCCCCTCAGATTGGAGGGCCTTCTTTGGAACCGGCTTCTGCGGCGCTTTGAGCACTTTCTCGACATTTTCATACGAGACCTTCTCGCTGCTCAGGGAGAAGGAGTACCTGATGGCGGGCCTCAACGTCGCGACAAACGTTATAATAACAATCGCCCTAGTGTTTACGGGCTTCCTCCTTGCCCGGAGGTGA